The following proteins are encoded in a genomic region of Paenibacillus sp. FSL R7-0273:
- a CDS encoding ABC transporter permease, which yields MKAASASQTNQALLLRKKYGPLYYLRRDWQLYLLVLFPLAFVIVFKYLPMTGLVIAFKDYKIARGFWGSEWVGFEIFQQIFSKPDFTRAVRNTLLLNVLDLIFSFTMPIILALMLNEVKSVKFKRVNQTLLYLPHFLSWVIIGAIAYQLLSEGNGAVNNFIALLGGNRIPFLQEDTNWLISYLAIGVWHSMGWGTIIYLAAISGINPEMYEAATVDGAGRWRKVWNITLPSIRATIVTLLIMSLGKVMDGSFERIWSIQNKATTEFTTTIPVLVYRWGIESGNFSRATAIGLFQSVIGIILVISADRIAKKLGEDGIL from the coding sequence TTGAAAGCTGCAAGCGCTTCACAAACCAATCAGGCCCTTTTATTAAGAAAAAAATACGGGCCGCTCTATTATTTGCGCCGTGACTGGCAGCTGTATCTGCTGGTATTGTTTCCGCTAGCTTTTGTAATCGTTTTCAAATATCTGCCGATGACCGGGCTTGTAATCGCTTTTAAAGACTACAAAATTGCCAGAGGCTTCTGGGGCAGTGAATGGGTAGGCTTTGAAATTTTCCAGCAGATCTTCTCTAAGCCTGATTTTACACGGGCTGTCCGCAATACGCTGCTGCTCAATGTGCTTGACCTTATATTCAGCTTCACGATGCCGATCATCCTGGCGCTGATGCTGAATGAGGTGAAGAGTGTCAAGTTTAAACGGGTTAACCAGACCCTGCTGTACCTGCCGCACTTTCTGTCCTGGGTTATTATCGGGGCAATCGCCTACCAGCTGCTCAGCGAAGGAAACGGTGCTGTCAACAATTTCATTGCATTGCTGGGGGGCAACAGAATTCCGTTCCTGCAGGAGGATACGAACTGGCTGATCAGCTATCTGGCCATCGGCGTATGGCACAGTATGGGCTGGGGAACGATCATCTATCTGGCCGCAATCAGCGGGATCAACCCGGAAATGTATGAGGCGGCAACCGTTGACGGGGCCGGACGCTGGAGAAAGGTATGGAATATTACCCTTCCTTCTATCCGGGCAACCATTGTAACGCTGCTGATCATGAGTCTCGGGAAGGTTATGGACGGCTCATTTGAGCGGATCTGGTCCATCCAGAATAAAGCAACCACGGAGTTCACGACCACCATACCGGTGCTTGTATACCGCTGGGGGATTGAATCCGGTAATTTCAGCCGGGCTACAGCGATTGGACTGTTCCAGTCCGTAATCGGCATTATCCTGGTAATATCGGCTGACCGGATAGCCAAGAAGCTTGGCGAGGACGGAATTCTATAG
- a CDS encoding rhamnogalacturonan acetylesterase: protein MSLRFDFGPAGAAAEGFTKVSAADSYDAAKGYGFTDVSQVTEHVRGEQQLTGDFVIPFNTAFLADVEDGNYIVSILTGDEAAPSCTSLKTNGERLILNSYRTVAGQVSREMFGVNVRGGQLKLRFGGVAPRINALEITKTSEQITVYLAGDSTVTDVGDEKGFPFSGWGQMLQYFFKHDVTVANHAVGGRSSKSFIGENRLQPILDEIKEGDYLFIQFGHNDQKSDEARHTDPLTTYPEHLRQYIDGARAKQAIPVLVTSVHRRYFDAAGKLTDTHGAYLEAVRKLAEEEEVPLIDLAEKSRRLFEEAGPEATKSIFLWGAPGEWMNHPGGTVDNTHFQERGSLRIAELVVQGIRELGLQKLIMFLR, encoded by the coding sequence ATGAGTTTGCGTTTTGATTTCGGACCCGCTGGTGCAGCGGCAGAAGGCTTCACCAAAGTGTCTGCTGCAGACAGCTATGACGCCGCTAAAGGCTACGGCTTTACAGATGTATCACAGGTGACAGAGCATGTCCGGGGGGAGCAGCAGCTTACCGGGGATTTTGTTATACCTTTTAATACGGCTTTTCTGGCCGATGTGGAAGACGGGAATTATATTGTCTCTATTCTTACCGGGGATGAGGCGGCGCCGTCCTGCACATCCCTTAAGACTAACGGGGAGAGGCTGATCCTTAACAGTTACCGTACCGTTGCCGGGCAAGTATCACGGGAAATGTTCGGCGTGAACGTGCGCGGAGGCCAGCTGAAGCTCAGATTCGGCGGTGTTGCCCCGCGGATTAACGCGCTGGAAATCACGAAGACGAGCGAACAGATTACGGTGTATCTGGCCGGTGATTCAACAGTAACGGATGTCGGCGATGAGAAGGGCTTTCCGTTCTCCGGCTGGGGGCAGATGCTCCAATACTTTTTCAAGCATGATGTCACGGTTGCCAATCATGCTGTAGGGGGCCGCAGCTCCAAAAGCTTCATCGGGGAAAACCGGCTTCAGCCGATTCTGGACGAGATCAAGGAAGGCGATTATTTGTTCATCCAGTTCGGGCATAACGACCAGAAATCGGACGAAGCACGCCATACAGATCCGCTGACAACCTATCCGGAGCATCTGCGCCAATATATTGACGGTGCGCGCGCCAAGCAGGCGATCCCTGTGCTGGTCACCTCTGTGCACCGCCGGTATTTCGATGCTGCCGGCAAGCTGACAGATACACACGGAGCTTATCTGGAAGCTGTCAGAAAGCTGGCTGAAGAGGAAGAGGTACCGCTGATCGATCTGGCCGAGAAGAGCCGGCGCTTGTTTGAAGAGGCGGGACCCGAAGCGACCAAGTCTATTTTTCTGTGGGGAGCACCGGGGGAATGGATGAATCATCCCGGCGGTACCGTTGACAATACACATTTCCAGGAGCGCGGCAGCCTGCGTATAGCGGAACTGGTTGTTCAGGGAATAAGAGAGCTCGGCCTGCAGAAGCTCATTATGTTTCTTAGATAG
- a CDS encoding ABC transporter substrate-binding protein, giving the protein MNKKGYVSLLMASVMTAGMLAGCSGNNNKQNAAATNSPAETAAATNAAAEGKYPDYSQGFKDKVSLDIPVYERAFEGWNVTDNYYTRWVQAEFGDKYNIDVNFIPITRKSEVIDFEQLLASHKAPDIIFHYDMPQALTYYGEDVMQPLDWAEIENYAPTYWSSMGETIKQYGIVDDKNIFFYAARPEADNFTTIIRKDWVEKVGMKVEDLTSLEKYNEMLVKWKEAGLGVTGGSLTANSFNYNYAFRDWPIDANYRALYSDLSVADFTTKDTELWLRNLNYQYNNGLIDKEFYLRTDESKIKSEFVSGKTGTFGLYLTNNTDVIAATLANNPSAEFAIVPPFAGVPEGKQPQGRAYWPFGFIMGINYETTDEERAAVWMYLEWLSQPENLFKFQNGVEGENYTLDAEGIAVKNPDYKGESVLSQNNNKDYWGLVTEIAQYPEPEKTLKANLRNWAPAGYEYLADDLVKYYNEVAEYRTPDAMFTTVLEKVNEYKADLNTLFQEQYVKIVLAPEAEFDANYEAAKKAYLDAGYQEILDEKQKAIDAGQFR; this is encoded by the coding sequence ATGAACAAAAAAGGGTATGTATCATTATTGATGGCCTCGGTCATGACGGCCGGTATGCTGGCCGGATGCTCCGGCAACAACAATAAACAGAATGCCGCAGCCACTAACAGCCCTGCAGAGACAGCGGCAGCTACTAACGCTGCTGCCGAAGGGAAATACCCGGATTATTCACAAGGCTTCAAGGACAAGGTTTCGCTTGATATCCCGGTCTATGAGCGTGCGTTCGAAGGCTGGAATGTAACGGACAACTACTACACCCGCTGGGTGCAGGCGGAGTTCGGAGACAAATACAACATTGATGTTAACTTTATCCCGATTACCCGTAAGAGCGAAGTTATCGACTTTGAACAGCTGCTGGCATCGCACAAGGCTCCGGATATCATCTTCCACTACGATATGCCGCAAGCGCTTACTTACTATGGTGAGGATGTTATGCAGCCGCTGGACTGGGCTGAAATTGAGAATTATGCGCCAACGTACTGGTCCAGCATGGGTGAGACCATCAAGCAGTATGGTATTGTAGACGACAAGAATATTTTCTTCTACGCAGCGCGTCCTGAAGCTGATAACTTCACTACTATTATCCGTAAGGACTGGGTAGAGAAGGTGGGCATGAAGGTGGAGGATCTGACCTCCCTTGAGAAGTACAACGAAATGCTCGTGAAATGGAAAGAAGCCGGACTCGGTGTAACCGGCGGCAGCCTGACTGCAAACAGCTTCAACTACAACTACGCCTTCCGTGACTGGCCTATCGATGCCAATTATCGTGCGCTGTATTCCGACCTGAGCGTAGCTGACTTCACTACTAAGGATACAGAGCTATGGCTGCGTAATCTGAACTATCAGTACAATAACGGCCTCATTGATAAAGAATTCTATCTGCGTACTGATGAGTCTAAGATTAAATCGGAATTCGTTTCCGGGAAGACAGGCACCTTCGGCCTTTATTTGACCAATAACACAGATGTTATTGCTGCTACCTTGGCAAATAACCCTAGTGCTGAGTTTGCTATCGTGCCTCCGTTTGCAGGTGTTCCGGAAGGCAAGCAGCCGCAAGGCCGTGCCTACTGGCCGTTCGGCTTCATCATGGGAATCAACTACGAAACCACCGATGAAGAGCGCGCTGCAGTCTGGATGTACCTGGAATGGCTGAGCCAGCCTGAGAACCTGTTCAAGTTCCAGAACGGTGTTGAAGGCGAGAACTACACGCTTGACGCAGAAGGCATCGCTGTTAAAAATCCGGATTACAAAGGTGAATCCGTCCTGTCCCAGAACAACAACAAAGACTACTGGGGTCTTGTAACAGAAATCGCCCAGTATCCTGAGCCTGAAAAGACACTCAAAGCGAACCTGCGCAACTGGGCTCCTGCCGGCTATGAATATCTGGCTGATGATCTGGTGAAGTACTACAACGAAGTAGCTGAATACCGTACACCGGATGCTATGTTCACAACTGTTCTTGAAAAGGTAAACGAATACAAAGCAGACCTTAATACCCTCTTCCAGGAGCAGTACGTGAAGATTGTCCTGGCACCTGAAGCTGAATTCGACGCCAATTACGAAGCAGCCAAGAAAGCTTACCTGGATGCAGGCTACCAGGAAATCCTTGACGAGAAGCAAAAAGCAATCGATGCAGGCCAGTTCCGTTAA
- a CDS encoding LysR family transcriptional regulator, producing the protein MFDDLDIFAAVVEHSSLNRASRQLNLSQPALSRKISKLEERLGVTLFNRFGKRLELTEVGRLTYTYALEQRLQRSKFLEALSKFKEGEPQLVTLGASLTTLQTTLPPLVNAYMEKYPAAELKLITGRTHEIVSSVSEGRSDVGIVASSIQEPGLRCIPLFEDQLRLVVSEHHPLTLSAKLTMDDLSRLPMILFSKGTWYRRMTDELFQRCGVDPDVRMEIDSFEAIVRLLPTIKAAALLPKSYLRPELLNGGGLVSLHIKELEQTQRTTCLIYPGNGGLSTASRCLVQVTEEVFLAGRE; encoded by the coding sequence ATGTTTGATGATTTGGACATCTTTGCCGCAGTTGTCGAGCACTCCAGTCTGAACCGGGCCTCACGCCAGCTCAATCTTTCCCAGCCCGCCCTCTCCCGCAAAATCTCCAAGCTGGAGGAACGCCTCGGCGTTACCCTGTTCAACCGGTTCGGCAAGCGGCTGGAGCTGACCGAGGTCGGACGCCTCACTTATACTTATGCGCTTGAGCAGCGGCTGCAGCGCTCCAAATTCCTTGAAGCGCTGTCTAAGTTCAAGGAGGGTGAGCCGCAGCTGGTTACCCTGGGGGCCAGCCTTACCACCCTGCAGACGACGCTGCCGCCGCTTGTGAACGCCTACATGGAGAAATATCCGGCCGCCGAGCTGAAGCTGATCACCGGCCGGACGCATGAGATTGTCTCCTCGGTCAGCGAGGGACGGAGTGATGTCGGTATCGTCGCCTCCTCCATCCAGGAGCCGGGCCTGCGCTGCATTCCACTGTTTGAGGACCAGCTCAGGCTGGTTGTCTCCGAGCACCATCCGCTGACCCTGAGCGCAAAGCTCACCATGGATGATCTCAGCCGGCTGCCGATGATTCTGTTCTCCAAAGGCACCTGGTACCGCCGCATGACTGATGAGCTGTTCCAGCGCTGCGGCGTTGATCCCGATGTGCGGATGGAGATCGACTCCTTCGAGGCCATTGTCCGGTTGCTGCCGACGATCAAGGCCGCCGCACTACTGCCGAAGTCGTATCTGCGTCCGGAGCTGCTGAACGGCGGCGGGCTGGTCTCCCTCCACATCAAGGAGCTTGAGCAGACCCAGCGCACCACCTGCCTCATTTATCCGGGCAACGGCGGACTGAGCACAGCTTCGCGCTGCCTTGTACAGGTTACGGAGGAAGTGTTCCTGGCAGGCCGGGAATAG
- a CDS encoding succinate dehydrogenase cytochrome b558 subunit — translation MRGFYSRKIHSLLGVIPLGFFFIEHMMTNFAAVEGGASGFIDSVVWLNSLPLVFFLELFGIWLPLLYHGVFGLYIAYQSKPNLSRFNLERNWRYTLQRISGVITFIFIVWHMFETRVQVAVGNVEHEELGGVMHEIATQPLMLAIYVIAIIAACFHFSNGLWSFLISWGITVGPRSQKVSSVLCLGLFVIVTFMFLISLFAFRDSEFQTAASAAQTLRTLL, via the coding sequence ATGAGAGGATTTTATTCCAGAAAGATTCATTCCTTGCTCGGCGTTATCCCGCTCGGATTCTTCTTCATCGAACACATGATGACGAATTTCGCGGCAGTAGAGGGTGGCGCTTCAGGCTTCATTGACAGCGTGGTATGGCTGAACAGCCTGCCGCTTGTCTTCTTCCTGGAATTGTTCGGCATCTGGCTTCCGCTGCTGTACCATGGAGTCTTCGGGCTGTATATCGCTTACCAGTCCAAGCCGAACCTGAGCCGCTTCAACCTGGAAAGAAACTGGCGTTATACCCTGCAGCGGATCAGCGGGGTCATTACCTTCATCTTCATCGTCTGGCATATGTTCGAGACACGGGTTCAGGTTGCCGTAGGCAATGTTGAACATGAGGAGCTCGGCGGCGTCATGCACGAAATTGCCACCCAGCCGCTGATGCTGGCGATTTATGTGATCGCTATCATTGCAGCCTGCTTCCACTTCTCGAACGGCCTGTGGTCCTTCCTGATCAGCTGGGGCATCACTGTCGGGCCGCGCTCGCAAAAGGTATCCTCCGTGCTCTGTCTCGGCCTTTTCGTTATTGTAACCTTCATGTTCCTGATCTCGCTGTTCGCCTTCCGTGACAGTGAATTCCAGACAGCGGCCAGTGCCGCACAGACCCTCAGAACGCTTCTGTAA
- a CDS encoding AraC family transcriptional regulator, producing the protein MKKIPMMLQLALILFCIMAIPTAILTWYSGSQIIENSEAAIGESTLAGLNANRKLNENALANLAQDTSRLAATSVFDRIRSFETYEEINSNYTNVSLGKAVTNELLNLNRRVDGVASSYFYLDGSDYVVSTDKSVTKLERYEPMDWVSAALENQRGISGVWVPRKLDTGENVVSYVYPLNRLSSNTHGIIVVNMKESQIFKYLNATEVGNSSNLLLDADGKVISFNDKSLLLSDGYELPFLGELLNQSINEGYAFRELDGKRMVYAWTGSALSGWRNVSWSSLDEMMADSREMQGNIILLTGAIILLGTLLAIFFATWLSRPLRQLVRTIRSKSDLGVVGKNELAFLDMAFKRMQEEEESLFQLLQEREQDTRSLAVHRLLRGEIPPRITEIFPEAYYRVVVVSIDRYRIYVGNTSVETRSYHRYLLNTKYESLFPESILASSVYHNDGCMVIVMNFAPDEEDQGRGRVHQVLEMIRDESLALLEHTVTIGVSDVADAPEMVAERLFEAMELIKQRMINGAGSIMYWDEEEHSRKYIDFDCSERRILNFLDAGNLDGIVKELKNIRSQISAEENISYDNIMFIYHQLMGATIKHLRENHIGTGRMIVGKGNIYSILAAMDTLDELEEYLHGMFREIVQSLDHSTGESNHGERIFQYLKEHYREEIVFEDMAKEIGISYSYMRKIVYEQTGKSMIDFLNQLRIEKAKELLLDTDLTIKQIAAEVGYYNLQSFNRFFRKYEGMPPSSYKSAKSKGS; encoded by the coding sequence ATGAAAAAAATACCGATGATGCTGCAGCTAGCGTTAATTCTGTTCTGTATCATGGCTATTCCGACAGCCATCCTTACCTGGTACAGCGGTTCGCAGATTATTGAGAACTCAGAGGCAGCCATCGGGGAATCAACGCTTGCCGGGCTTAATGCCAACCGCAAGCTGAATGAAAATGCACTGGCCAACCTGGCACAGGACACGTCGCGTCTCGCGGCAACGAGTGTTTTTGACCGGATCCGCAGCTTCGAGACGTACGAAGAAATTAATTCCAACTATACGAATGTCAGCCTGGGAAAGGCCGTCACGAATGAGCTGCTGAATCTGAACCGCCGGGTAGACGGCGTAGCTTCTTCCTACTTTTATCTGGACGGCTCAGATTATGTAGTTTCAACGGACAAGAGCGTGACCAAGCTTGAGCGCTATGAGCCGATGGACTGGGTGAGCGCAGCCCTTGAGAATCAGCGGGGAATCAGCGGCGTATGGGTACCACGCAAGCTGGATACCGGCGAAAATGTCGTCTCTTACGTATATCCTCTTAACCGGCTGTCTTCCAACACACACGGAATCATCGTAGTCAATATGAAGGAAAGCCAGATCTTCAAATATCTAAATGCCACAGAGGTCGGCAACAGCAGCAATCTGCTTCTGGATGCAGACGGCAAGGTGATCTCCTTCAATGATAAATCTCTGCTGCTGTCAGACGGCTATGAGCTGCCGTTTCTGGGCGAATTGCTGAATCAGAGTATTAACGAAGGCTACGCCTTCCGGGAGCTTGACGGTAAACGGATGGTTTATGCCTGGACCGGCTCGGCGTTATCTGGATGGCGGAATGTCAGCTGGAGCTCGCTGGATGAGATGATGGCTGATTCCCGGGAGATGCAGGGGAATATTATCCTGCTTACCGGTGCCATTATTTTGCTTGGCACCTTACTGGCTATCTTTTTCGCCACCTGGCTGTCCAGACCCCTCCGGCAGCTGGTGCGGACTATACGCTCCAAGAGCGATTTGGGCGTGGTAGGCAAAAATGAGCTGGCCTTTCTGGACATGGCCTTCAAGCGGATGCAGGAGGAGGAGGAGAGCCTGTTCCAGCTGCTGCAGGAGCGCGAGCAGGATACCCGCAGTCTCGCTGTCCACCGTCTGCTGCGCGGGGAGATCCCGCCGCGGATCACTGAAATCTTTCCTGAAGCTTATTATCGGGTAGTTGTTGTCTCAATCGACCGTTACAGGATATATGTCGGCAATACCAGTGTGGAGACCCGGAGCTATCACCGTTACCTGCTCAACACAAAATACGAGAGTCTGTTTCCGGAGAGTATTCTGGCCAGCTCGGTCTATCATAACGACGGCTGTATGGTCATTGTGATGAATTTTGCGCCGGATGAGGAGGATCAGGGCAGGGGCCGGGTTCATCAGGTGCTGGAAATGATCCGGGATGAATCGCTGGCATTGCTGGAGCATACCGTTACGATCGGAGTAAGCGATGTGGCGGATGCCCCTGAAATGGTGGCTGAGCGGCTGTTCGAAGCGATGGAGTTGATCAAGCAGCGGATGATCAACGGGGCCGGAAGCATTATGTACTGGGATGAAGAGGAGCACAGCCGCAAATATATCGACTTTGACTGCAGCGAGCGGCGGATTCTCAATTTCCTGGATGCCGGCAATCTGGACGGGATTGTTAAGGAGCTTAAGAATATCCGCAGCCAGATCAGTGCAGAAGAGAACATTTCCTATGATAATATCATGTTCATTTATCACCAGCTGATGGGCGCGACGATCAAGCATCTGCGTGAGAATCATATCGGTACCGGAAGAATGATTGTCGGCAAGGGCAACATCTACAGTATTCTGGCTGCTATGGATACGCTGGATGAGCTGGAGGAATACCTGCACGGGATGTTCAGGGAAATCGTCCAGAGCCTGGATCACAGCACCGGCGAGTCAAATCACGGGGAACGGATCTTTCAATATCTTAAGGAACATTATCGTGAAGAAATTGTATTCGAGGATATGGCAAAGGAAATCGGGATCAGTTACTCCTATATGCGAAAAATTGTATATGAGCAGACCGGTAAAAGCATGATTGATTTCCTGAACCAGCTGCGCATTGAAAAGGCCAAGGAGCTGCTGCTGGACACCGACCTGACGATTAAACAGATTGCTGCAGAGGTTGGATATTATAATCTGCAGAGCTTCAACCGCTTCTTCCGCAAATATGAAGGTATGCCGCCGAGCAGCTACAAGTCGGCCAAGAGCAAGGGCTCCTAG
- a CDS encoding carbohydrate ABC transporter permease yields MKASTVSPAAPGKGRIDIYDLLIKFGLVLASLICLLPFVHVVSKSLSSDSFVIANKVFLWPRGFTLEAYGKIFADASILRSLYISVIVTVLFTILGMFLTICAAYPLSRAQFKGRRVITFIFLFTMYFSGGIIPDYMNINNLGLMDTIWSLVLPLSFSVFNLLIMKTSLSSSIPVSLEESARIDGAGHFRILWNIVIPLSKPIIATLSLFFAVGRWNAYQDALFYIKHATDLRPLQLKLYYLVIQATESFQLEATTVTLSNPEVLKASVVVFATLPILCVYPFVQKYFVQGVMLGAVKE; encoded by the coding sequence ATGAAAGCATCAACCGTAAGTCCTGCCGCACCCGGCAAGGGCCGCATAGATATTTATGATCTGCTGATCAAATTCGGCCTGGTCCTGGCTTCGCTGATATGCCTCCTGCCGTTTGTGCATGTGGTGTCCAAATCTCTCAGCTCAGACTCCTTCGTCATTGCCAATAAGGTCTTTCTATGGCCGAGGGGCTTCACTTTGGAAGCGTACGGCAAAATTTTTGCCGATGCCAGTATTCTCCGGTCTTTGTACATCTCAGTAATTGTAACCGTACTGTTCACTATTCTGGGGATGTTCCTGACCATCTGTGCGGCTTATCCGCTGTCCAGAGCCCAGTTCAAAGGCCGCCGGGTCATCACCTTCATCTTCCTGTTCACGATGTATTTCAGCGGGGGGATTATCCCGGATTACATGAACATCAACAATCTGGGCCTGATGGATACGATCTGGTCGCTGGTTCTGCCGCTCTCCTTCAGTGTCTTTAACCTGCTGATCATGAAGACCTCTCTTTCGAGCAGTATTCCTGTCAGCCTGGAGGAATCCGCACGGATTGACGGCGCCGGACACTTCCGGATTCTCTGGAATATAGTGATTCCGCTCTCCAAGCCGATTATCGCGACGCTGTCCCTTTTCTTCGCGGTTGGACGCTGGAATGCCTATCAGGACGCGCTGTTCTATATCAAGCATGCGACCGATCTGCGGCCGCTGCAGCTTAAGCTGTACTATCTGGTTATTCAGGCCACTGAAAGCTTCCAGCTGGAAGCAACCACGGTAACACTAAGTAACCCTGAGGTTCTTAAGGCGTCCGTTGTTGTGTTTGCTACTTTGCCTATTCTGTGTGTATATCCCTTCGTCCAGAAATACTTTGTACAGGGTGTTATGCTCGGGGCAGTCAAAGAGTAA
- the sdhA gene encoding succinate dehydrogenase flavoprotein subunit: MASADIIIVGGGLAGLMATIKAAESGAHVHLFSLVPVKRSHSVCAQGGINGAVNTKGEGDSPWEHFDDTVYGGDFLANQPPVKAMCEAAPGIIHLMDRMGVMFNRTPEGLLDFRRFGGTKRHRTAFAGATTGQQLLYALDEQVRRWEAEGLVTKSENWEFLSVILDDAGVCRGISAQNLKTMEIQTFPSDAVILASGGPGIIFGKTTNSVINTGTAASAVYQQGVHYANGEFIQIHPTAIPGDDKLRLMSESARGEGGRIWTYKDGKPWYFLEEKYPSYGNLVPRDIATREIFNVCVDQGLGINGENMVYLDLSHKDPKELDVKLGGIIEIYEKFMGDDPRKIPMKIFPAVHYSMGGMWVDYNQMTNIPGLFAAGECEYQYHGANRLGANSLVSAIYGGMVSGPKAVEYIKGLKKSVQDIPSTVFDSFHKQQVGKYETLLGMSGTENAYVIHKELGEWMTANMTVVRENKRLEATIGKIKELKERYGNINMSDTSRWNNQGVAFTRQLWNMLELAEAMTLGALLRNESRGAHYKPEFPNRNDEEFLKTTKAAWTADGPQISYEAVDVSLIPPRVRDYSKD; the protein is encoded by the coding sequence ATGGCATCAGCCGATATCATTATCGTGGGCGGTGGGCTGGCTGGCCTGATGGCTACCATCAAGGCGGCGGAATCCGGCGCACATGTTCATCTATTCTCTCTGGTCCCTGTAAAAAGATCACATTCGGTATGCGCGCAAGGCGGCATTAACGGAGCTGTAAATACGAAGGGCGAGGGAGACTCGCCCTGGGAGCATTTTGACGACACCGTCTACGGCGGTGACTTCCTGGCGAACCAGCCGCCGGTCAAGGCGATGTGTGAGGCGGCACCCGGGATCATCCATCTGATGGACCGGATGGGTGTTATGTTCAACCGTACGCCGGAGGGGCTGCTCGACTTCCGACGGTTCGGCGGCACGAAGCGTCACCGGACAGCTTTTGCCGGGGCGACTACCGGCCAGCAGCTGCTGTATGCGCTCGATGAGCAGGTGCGGCGCTGGGAGGCGGAAGGCCTCGTAACCAAGAGCGAGAACTGGGAGTTCCTCTCGGTTATTCTTGACGATGCGGGCGTCTGCCGCGGCATCAGCGCCCAGAATCTGAAGACGATGGAGATTCAGACCTTCCCGTCCGATGCTGTGATTCTGGCGAGCGGCGGGCCGGGCATTATTTTTGGCAAAACAACCAACTCGGTTATCAATACAGGAACTGCAGCCAGTGCGGTCTACCAGCAGGGTGTGCATTATGCCAACGGGGAATTCATCCAGATTCATCCGACGGCGATTCCGGGCGACGACAAGCTGCGGCTGATGTCAGAATCGGCGCGCGGTGAAGGCGGGCGTATCTGGACCTACAAGGACGGTAAGCCATGGTACTTCCTGGAGGAAAAATATCCTTCCTACGGAAACCTGGTGCCGCGCGATATTGCCACCCGGGAGATTTTTAATGTATGTGTCGACCAGGGCCTTGGCATTAACGGGGAAAACATGGTCTATCTGGACTTATCGCACAAGGACCCTAAGGAGCTGGACGTCAAGCTCGGCGGCATTATTGAAATTTATGAAAAGTTCATGGGGGATGATCCCCGCAAGATTCCGATGAAGATTTTCCCGGCCGTGCATTATTCCATGGGCGGCATGTGGGTCGATTATAACCAGATGACCAATATTCCCGGGCTGTTCGCAGCAGGTGAATGTGAATACCAGTACCACGGCGCGAACCGGCTCGGTGCGAACTCGCTCGTCTCGGCGATCTACGGCGGTATGGTATCCGGTCCGAAGGCCGTGGAATATATTAAAGGGCTTAAGAAGTCCGTGCAGGATATTCCGTCCACTGTGTTCGACAGCTTCCACAAGCAGCAGGTCGGCAAATACGAGACCCTGCTGGGCATGTCCGGTACAGAAAACGCCTATGTGATCCATAAGGAGCTGGGCGAATGGATGACCGCCAACATGACCGTGGTACGCGAGAACAAACGGCTTGAAGCGACGATCGGCAAAATCAAGGAGCTCAAGGAGCGCTACGGCAACATTAACATGAGCGATACCTCGCGCTGGAATAACCAGGGCGTTGCCTTCACCCGCCAGCTGTGGAACATGCTGGAGCTGGCAGAAGCGATGACACTCGGGGCGCTGCTGCGCAACGAGAGCCGCGGAGCCCACTACAAGCCGGAATTCCCGAACCGTAACGATGAGGAATTCCTCAAGACAACCAAAGCGGCCTGGACGGCAGACGGCCCGCAGATTTCCTACGAGGCTGTAGATGTGTCGCTGATCCCGCCGCGGGTGCGTGACTATTCTAAAGATTAA